Within Ammospiza nelsoni isolate bAmmNel1 chromosome 32, bAmmNel1.pri, whole genome shotgun sequence, the genomic segment GAGTCTCTGAGTAGGTGCCTCTTGGCATCAGGTTCATAGTCTTTATACTGCTCTTGGCCCGCTCTGGTTAGGCTGACGAAGGTGAAAAGTTTTGACAAGGGTCTTTGATACTGTCTTATGTTCTCTCTGTTTAGAGGTGTTATTGCGATTCTTTATTTGCATGGTTGGTCATTGTTTTAGGGATTTTTGTTATGTAATCCTTTTCTGCTAAGTCCTATGGGAGTTTCATATTTGCTTATTAGGTGACATAATCATCTTCTTTATGGTCTCGGATCCTTCACCATTTTAGATAAGAGTGGGAGCAGCGGGGGTAATACCCAACCGTAAGGagatttatataattataaaacCTTTAACAAGCAATTAAAAGTAACATTGGAACTTTACATAACTATAAAACATTAAACAAACAATCCAGAACTGTCATTGGAACTTTATATTAACTCCTTGAACAATGTATTCTCTACAACATTGTGGGAagttgtggaaccaaggggatcatTGTGGCACTGTTggggcccatggaaccaaggagccAGTGTGGAAACCAGAGTCCGCTGTGAGCCTGTGGGGTGTAACAACCCAGAACACTGAAATGCTGGAGGCAACCAAAGGCTCCTTTACTCGTGTTTGGTGCACTGGTGAAACACCAGCCAGATATGCACAAGAGGtcaaaatgacacaaaattttACTGGCAAAGTactaaaaatcaagaaaatttGGAAGAGGTTTCAATGCAACATCCAAttacacagaaaacatttatcaTAGCAGTAACTTCATTAATTTAGCTCATTTCACCTAGAAACCTTTAAACACGTAAGCTGTTGAGGTACCTGTGGTAGTCAGGGAGAGGCGCTGTGGAAGATgtcgcgatgtcacggaaagccaggaccctctgttccccatagataagaccctcagttattcatagataagaaattaacataggaatgtggccccactaacagtaggaatgttgccccactgaaaccagtaactttccactccttacccagtacttttccattccctactaactatagataagaaagacaaacccctttttgacgtagagacccccaagactataagaccccagaagaagaagtaataaacgccttttgaccgtccaccacattggtgtctgcgtgtgtcattggcccgaacggccctggagagtgggctgttgagctgtacctcagaaccaggtcgcctgccttggaATAGAAGGCAACATTCTGGTGCCGGAACCCGGGACAGCGGCTTGCGCCCGGCGAACGGGGACACTCCTGGAACGAGGACGGCGGCTGCGGCAGCAGGTCTGACCGCAGCGGGGGGGGACGCCCCCCGGACCAGCTTGGACCATGGAATCCACAGCGAAGGTCGTAAGTCAGGCTCATGAGCGATGGGGAATTAAAGGTGAGCTCAGGAATTCTAATCTTGCTATTGCAAGGCTCCTAGAGCTGGGGACGATCAAATGTCCGGTAAATATATTATACTCGGAAGCGCGGGAGAAGTGCACTGCCGCCTCAGCAGAGGACTCTAAGTCCGCAGGCAGTGGTAAAAACCTCAAAGCGTGGGGGAAAGTAGAAGAGGCCCTACGCAAGACGTTAGAAGAACAGGAGACGCGGGAAGCCGCGCGTATACGTTTATTAGCTACACCAAAGCCGGCTGTGGGGGCCGCGACGCAGACCGCCTCTGAGAGCGATCGGATTGAAGGCGGGAATATGCGGGGGCTGGGCGCGTTCCACCCCTTCCCGAGCCCGAGCCCAgaccccccagagcccccaggagACCCCCCGGAACCCCCAGGGGACCCCCCGACCTTCCCGCGGAGCCCGCCAGGTCCTAGCCCCCCCGCGGAACCGTCCGAAAAAGCCGCGGTTTCTCTATCCGTCTCTTCCCCGCCGGCCGCCGGTCCGGCGCAAGAAGCAGAGCAGCGCGCGCGATGCTTCTGGCAGGGACTCGTGGAGAAGGCGCGGAACGAGGCCGGATTGTCGGACCCCGCCGGGATCGGTAAAAACTCGCCCCCGCCATGTGCGTTTAAAAATGGCGCCGAACCACATGGCGAGGGCGGAAGGGAGGAGGCGGGGGACGGAAACGCAGTCAGCCCGCTTAACAACGCATGCGCGGGCAAGCGGGGAGACGGGGCGGCCACCGCGGTAGAGTGCAAAACCAATCAGAGCGCTCTATTCAAATTAGGTCCTTatagggcaaggacctcccccgGCAGGAGGCGGGGGGACCACAGGGGGAGGGAGCGACACCACCCCCAAAGGGAGGAGCGAGGTCGAAGCCGCACAAAACGGCACGGAGCGCCGGAAGTGTACCGGCAGTCAGCTTCCGGCTCAGAGTCAAGTAACAGCTGCTCAGACAGCTCGGAAGAGCCGACCAAGCCCGGCTGGGACTCGGAAACCGAGAGAGCAGAATTGGTGCGGTTTCGAGCGAAACCGAATAAAGCTTTAAACAATATCGGGAGGCAATCGCGACACAAACTCACcgattggggaaaaataaaagcagcctgtggggacCGGGCACCGGCAGCCTCCATGCACGCTTTCCCGGGGGGGGTTGCCAGAGCGTGGGGGAGCCAACAAAGGGCATATACCCCAGTTAACCCAAAAGAAGCCAAAGCGATTTCAGAAATAGGGATCAACTCAGCTGTAGTACCCACTCTCGAGGACAACCTTTCTAGCAATAACGATCTGCTCACTTTTGATATTACGCAAATAAACTGCATGCATTTTCATGGGGCGGGGCGGATTGTATTtaagcaggaatggcaggacGACCGCGTTAGCCCAGGCTTCCGGGGAAGGGCAGCAACTCAGCGAGCTGTCCCCAGCCGGCACAGCTTTCCCAGGCAGCACCCCAGAGACCCGCGcgggtgagacccaagcaccaagggtgtttctgtgtgattttgctgttggggctcgtcgccagagggcaagccagcccagaccactacccccatcggccgttcaggtgggtcatgcaacaccttagtagtggcaaagcactcagagaaatcaccactCCAAACAACCCATCCTTCGTGCTCCGCATCACCGACCAGTTTCTGGGACAGCCAAGGGTAAACCCCTATTCCCCACACGTCAGACACTCGTAcctatcctactggtgcccagcttcaaaccctgggaaaagctactgcaattacccagggtggggatattgtgggcactggggctgcgaaaccatagttacagatgccagactgtcggggcctgggtgggatccacaagagccagacaaattcttacagttcacctgggcacccatcgGCTGCAAAATACCCTTCTTCTTTTTGCGAAAAGCCCCATCGAAACCAACATAAAATCCCTAACTTTCGGGCGTGCACAGATTACAACATGAcggtcttgcagccagatcacgctagctgggccacaggcagAACGTGGACAGtggtccttcaagggtcaaaagagagggtgaacgtgcaaattatcaggctccaaCCGTCAGCACCCCGAGCAGTCGGACCcaacaaagtgattaaaagtgtgccgaaagggagaaacataacctaccccaaaaccttacccacaggggtcagcaaAGTCCCGACCGGTCAAGcagaaacctttcagatgagccGCTTAACCGAGTCAGACgcagacccaatccttcgtatgttagaagctacctttgtatccctgaacgaatccaaccctaacctaaccaaatcctgctggctttgttacgatgtcaaaccccccttttacgaaggagtcactttaaacactcccttcagttattcctcagccgacgcccctcaccagtgcagatgggaaacccctcgcaaaggaatcaccctgagtcaagtcacaggccgaggcagatgctttggcaatgcaaccctagcTAAGCGGAAAGGCAACGTCTGCACCAAAATTGTCAAgcctaacaggaaaaacaataagtggGCAGTCCCATCCACATcggggatgtgggtttgccagcgatccGGAGTGAGCCCCTGTGTGTTTcttcccaaattcaatgactctaacgACTTCTGTGTCCAggttctgattgttcctagggtcctgtaccactcagacgaagagatgtaccatcttcttgagggacccagccggatccacaaaagagaaataataacaggtataactatcgcaatgctgctcggtctgggagcagcaggaacggCCACAGGTGTCTCAGCCCTAGCGAcacagcaccaaggactgtcccagctgcaggcaacaATTGATGAGGACCTGCAgaggatcgagaaatccatctcctttctagagaagtcGGTCTCCTCACTCTCGGAAAAggtcttgcagaacaggcgaggcctggacctcctgttcatgcagcaagggggcctgtgtgccgccttgaaagaggaATGTAgtttctatgcagaccacacGGGAGTCGTGAGAGACTCCATGACAGAACTCCGGAACAGACTGGCTCAGAGGCAGAgagacagggaagcccaacagaGCTGGTACGAGTCTtggttcaatcaatcaccttggctaaccactctgatttctgccttgataggtccattggcaatgctgtttctaacagtcaccttcggaccatgcctgctgaacaaacTGGTCTCATTCGTTCAGAGCCGACTGGAACGGACCAGCATCCAGTTCATAGGGCGACGACAATTGCTGTGAATTCGACCAGGGAATTCACCCaaggaacactgccagtcacaagattttccaaacttgtctggcaaaagaaaCTCAGgtttcccaaaatccctttccctTGTCAAGCTACAACCTTATACCTCATTTCAGTACCCACGTACatgactacctcattcatttgtgaaaagggGAGGGGAGATGTGGTAGTCAGGGAGAGGCGCTGTGGAAGATGTCacgatgtcacggaaagccaagaccctctgttccccatagataagaccctcagttactcatagataagaaattaacataggaatgtggccccactaacagtaggaatgttgccccactgaaaccagtaactttccactccttacccagtacttttccattccctactaactatagataagaaagacaaacccctttttgacgtagagacccccaagactataagaccccagaagaagaagtaataaacgccttttgaccgtccaccacattggtgtctgcgtgtgtcattggcccgaacggccctggagagtgggctgttgagctgtacctcagaaccaggtcgcctgccttggaATAGAAGGCAACAGGTACCCAAAAATGTTATATATAAAGAGCAttagaaggagaaaagagagagacagaaagacagaagctCTATAGAAAGACACACATATGACTATCAGTTCCTAGGGTTCCAGTGTGGGTGAGACACAAACCCCAGGAGAAGGCAGAGTCCATACCAGGGGCTGACCTTTTGCTTGGTGTTTTTAAGCCCCCAGGCCTTTGTGAACCTCCCCCCAGGTGGGATTTCTGATTGCTCGGGCAATCAGGGCTGGGTTAgcactgtccccactgtgtGACTGATTCACAGCTCATCCCACAGTGTCTCAGGACATTGATCTCATCCAGCCTCTGACCCAGTGACCATGGTGACACCGGGAAACCTCATGCAACCATGGGTCAGTTGTGACCAGGTGGGTCCAAGGACACAATGGTGACACTggggaacctcatggaaccatgggtCAGTTGTGACAATGTGGGTCTGTTcaagattgcaatgcaagacgttttctattaccatctgtatggcagattatcttttgtcaagtgggcagtttgccttatctctctctttgagtgaccacaatcactcctcccttgggaggggacatctgctgataacaggctattgaatgtctctgcatgactgataagaactataacatcccattgagagatgtgagcccagagggaggagccaagcattgctacccagatataatccagaggtttttgagacaccagcacggctttctccaTGGGATTCCccagaaaaacagcagctgtgTCTTCTCCCATTGGGTCTTcggaggaagaatacatccttctctacagatcccccttgctccaacagaaccacacctgacacttcAGGAGGTCTGCAGGcacatttccaattggactgccaccaacaccctgacccacagggtgtcaggttgggttctgactctgtcagtgttgttctagtgtactgtactgtttattttatcattttatttttttcctttccctattaaagaactgttatttcctgttcctatatttttgcctgagagccccttaatttaaaatttatagcaattgagagggatggggaggatttacattctccatttcaggggtggctcctgccttccttagcagactcctgttTTTGCAAACCAAGACAGTATTGATGACACTGACAGGGTCAATGCTGTGGGTGTTGATCACACTGACAGGGTTCTGCTGTGGGTATTGATCACACTGGCAAGGTCAATGCTGTGGGTATTGATCACACTGACAGGGTCCTGATGTGGGTATTGATCACATTGAAAGGGTCAATGCTATGTGTATTGCTCACCATGAGATGCTCAATGCTGTGGGTATTGATCACACTGACAGGGTCAATGCTGTTTCTGCTGTAGGGGACACACTCTTGGGGTGGGCACTGGTCCCACTGTGAATAAATGTTGGGCAGGATGAAAGTTTTACAAGGAACtctcacagatatgtatgcATGgcagaatgatttttaaatgtagaatctgatgaaggaatagaaatgaaagcaagttttgatatagaagaaaagaattaccaagccagtcttactggataaccaagaaGGCAAAGAGCGTATTtgttagaaggggtttttatgacttagagcaaaggataaacccacctcaaacaagaagatgtttttaccaagcaggaagatagcacaggcaaacaaggcagcaaagctgcaagtagaaaaaaggtctcagaattttccactgcaagaaaactgaaaaacaacttctagtCTAAAATGTgatgtactaacttttagtgattggagaacagtaacatgaatatggtaattgtAGTGGTTATAACAGGCTATAGATAACATTTAAGGTGTAGATTGGGTCTACTGTGTTAGGATGCTCATCATAGAAgagtatataatataataaaagtaaacaaatataATAAATAGATAAGAAAATATATCATAGAACTCTTTTTGGAAATATataactaaaaatataaaatataaatatattaaaatattagcAAGAAATTAAAGTAatgaatacattaaaaataaaaaataaaataaaagtatattattaaataaaataattatttaaaaatataataaaggTATATAATATAtgcaaaaccaaagggtctccaggtctgcctgcagctggagctgactgctgtg encodes:
- the LOC132085754 gene encoding uncharacterized protein LOC132085754, which translates into the protein MESTAKVVSQAHERWGIKGELRNSNLAIARLLELGTIKCPVNILYSEAREKCTAASAEDSKSAGSGKNLKAWGKVEEALRKTLEEQETREAARIRLLATPKPAVGAATQTASESDRIEGGNMRGLGAFHPFPSPSPDPPEPPGDPPEPPGDPPTFPRSPPGPSPPAEPSEKAAVSLSVSSPPAAGPAQEAEQRARCFWQGLVEKARNEAGLSDPAGIGKNSPPPCAFKNGAEPHGEGGREEAGDGNAVSPLNNACAGKRGDGAATAVECKTNQSALFKLGPYRARTSPGRRRGDHRGRERHHPQREERGRSRTKRHGAPEVYRQSASGSESSNSCSDSSEEPTKPGWDSETERAELVRFRAKPNKALNNIGRQSRHKLTDWGKIKAACGDRAPAASMHAFPGGVARAWGSQQRAYTPVNPKEAKAISEIGINSAVVPTLEDNLSSNNDLLTFDITQINCMHFHGAGRIVFKQEWQDDRVSPGFRGRAATQRAVPSRHSFPRQHPRDPRG